A segment of the Anopheles cruzii chromosome 2, idAnoCruzAS_RS32_06, whole genome shotgun sequence genome:
CACAAGTAAGCAAAAAGGTTTGACATTTGGCTCCGGCCGCAACCGGACCTGTCAGGCCATCTGTGCCCAAAAGTGCACCGTACGTTGGTTCGTGAAATCCAAACCCAATAAAAGAATCGTGCCTTCACGCGACACACGCCCAAGGATGCGCCCGGTGTGTTCGAACACGATAAGCCACGAGGTACGCATCACGAGCAGTGCAACGGGGCGGCGACCGCGGCCCATAAACGGCAGGCAGCGAGCCAAGCCCCACGACACGCCGCGCCGTGCTGCGATAAAGTTCATGTTCACGATGCTCTTTCTTTTGCCCCTTGCGATACTCGGGATGATAAATGGCAATCGGGATGCGTGCCCCACCCGAAGAAGTTCGCACCGGCGAGTGGCGCTCGGCGAGGGATTGTTTCGAATTTCACTCGCCGGCACagggcccggtccggccggtaCACCTTGAAGATGGCATTtaatggctggctggccgctcGGAAGGTCGACCCAGCGCCGCGACCCAGTGCTCCAGTTATCCGGCTGGCGCTTTCCAGCGCGCGCATAAAGTTCAATCGTCTGAAAATGTCAATTTGGCCGGTTCCGATCCGGGCGAAAGGTCGGTCCGCGTGCCGCGCGGACCTCGCCGTCGGATGGGCCGTCCCAATTAAGATAATAAATTGCGTCTCGTTATGCTCACGCGGATGGATGTGGAGGCCGTTCCGGGGTTCCGGTCTCAAGGTCTCCTACCatccgccgtgccgtgccgtgccgttcttATCGTGCCGAAAGCGACATCTTAACGGCCGCTGCTCTGCATGTGAGTCGGAGTGTCCGCAACCGCGACCGCGGCCCGCACCTTTCTAAAACCTGATTCGTTTTGCATGGAAACGGAAATTATCTCCGCTTCGGAGGGCCGCATCGCGGGGCATTATAATTGCTCATCTTGCTCCGGTGCACCCGGCGGGGCCCACGTGCGCCGCAGTCGGAGCTCTTCTCTGCGCAAAGTGAATGTAGAGCAAAGCCGGGCTAAGAACAGAACGCACACGGTACGTTCACTTTACGTTGGGTAACCGAAGCGCCCAGGTCCGCCACGGTGGTGGGCCACGGGGCCCAGAACGGATCGAAAgctcctttcgctttcgtcatTGAGCCACGGCACTTGTTTATGAGCGGCACCTGGCATTGCGCATCCTCCACGGTACTATGTCATCATCGTTGCACTCCGCGATCCGCGGAGGAGAGTACTTGATCGTCGAACTACTACTAGTGCCCTGACCCTTGTTTCTTTCAACATTCGATCTGCCATCTTAGCCATGTTTGTCGTCTATCActaacatttttcatttatttacacATTTTCTGTCTCTTTTCGCACGTTCCGGACGTTTCGTAAACGGGTGTTTTAATCGAtttgcaacaacaaaagaaacaactcTTCTCGAAGGACGGCCGTCCGATgatggcctgctgctgcggtggcagGTGCCGGGCTGGGAACTGTAGGATCTCCGGTTCGtcttcactctctctctcttgcgttGGGTCATCGCTTGCGTGACATGGCGTGTCGCTTACTTCCGTGTATCTTTTGACGAACCTAACCGAACCTCGCTAATGGTGAATTTTAGTAGTAAATGCTGCCCATCGTCTTTTGCACATCGGGCACACTTTGAAAGAAACACAGTGTTCACAGTGGGGTTGACCGATCTTACGCACAAGATCACGCATTATTGTTTGCCATCATCATGCTCGCGCTCGTGTAGAAGAACTGCTGCTTCGTCGGGTCGTAGTACTGCAAATGGAAGAGCAAAAACAGATACAATTAACGCCGGTCTTAAAAGCACCATTTTGCACGGCCCGGCACaccgcacggtgcacggtggccagcgagcATATTTTATGGTAATGcgattttatgattttcatgATTTCTTTTGTACCGCCCGAAACGGCGCTTACGTCATGTCGCACGGACTGCGAGAACCAATTTACGGGCCGCGCATTTTGGCACCGCGCGTTGTGCTCGTAAACCCGTCAAAAGAGAAGAGGAGTGAAAACAGTTGTCCCCCCAGAGGCCCGAGGCTGCTGTGTGCCCTACGAGAGAGCCGGCCTAAATTGGGACTCTGCACTTAATTGGTGGCACcccccgacgacggtgaccgTGCTCGGGccgaaaatgttgcaacaaaTTGGGCGGCTTTCGTCGGTTTGGAGAAAAGTTCACCGTATTTATCGCCGTGCGACAGGAATTTTGTGGGAAAATTAACGACCATCGCTCTGCGTAATGACGTTAAATTGTGCTCATTAATGGGGAAAGAATTATTTTTTGTCACCATTCGCACCAGGCGAGCCCTTTAAGTTCGGTGTTCTTTTTCTGTCACCGGCGTCCGGTACGGTGAAAGCTTGCAGTTGCACTCCGGAGCATTTACGATGTTTACAATGCGTTGGCGCACAAATTTATGCTCGGCATGAGCGGGTCATTAAACGGTATGGACAGAACTAAAATTAAACGTTAAGATGGTTTGCGTTACTTCATTTTCTGGGTTGCGATGGTTTAAAGAAATTGGGCCCGTTAATATCACTGGACGGTTGGTGGGTAGCAACAAATAATTAGCTTACCGCCGAGGGTAGTTATTCAATGAAGACAATTGATTCCCATAATTATGGCATTCAATCACcaggtgctggtggccaccaaatgATTATGATTGAGTGGTCGATCTATTTGATCAACACCATTTGCGAACGGCCCCCAGCTTCTCTCCGGggatcgattgttttcttccaaTTTCCTTAATTTCGCGATCGCGCTTTCCACTGCCGatgcaccgggcaccgggtacTTTCCAATCCATGGCCACTATCGCGCTAGATGCGAAACTACCGCTCACGGCACACCACCGATCCTCGCTCCCTTATCCCATTCTAAAATCCGAACGTGACTATGTAACCCGATCGAttcccgccaccaccggcaccggtcttTCACCGGCCGTTCGACGCCAACGAACCGTGTCGACAATTATGCAACGGCAATTTGATAATCGAActccacccgggcccggtcacAGGTCGATTGGGATCTCGGCGGTGCACGCCCGATCGAGTCCTGgtacgcgatcgatcgaacgaaagcCCTTCGGACGCTAATCGCACCCTTCCTGGGCGGGGGGGGGTGGCCTGGGGCGTCGTTAGAGAATGTTAATTAGCACCCGATTCGGGTGGaacaacgaagcaaaaaaaaaacaacgagaGAGTTTCGGGAGCGTCATTATCGAGCGCGTTCATTagcgcaccgcacaccgaaAGGCGCAGCATCCGGTGGCAGAAGCGGGTCATGCAAAAAACAACCCTCTGGAACCACTCTCTCCTGCCGCACCGTACGAATCGCCGCCAttaccggccgccgccacttgTCGCAAGTGCCTTGTCGCGGCTGCTCCGGCGTATGTATTACTTCTGGTACGCGCCCTCTTACTCGAGGTCGATCTGCGGTGCCCCCGTGCCGGGTGACCGCGAAGCGGGCGAAGTCGCGATGACATAAGTCGCGCTAGACACACGGCCGACACATAAGAGGGCCGACGACATCTGGAGCGTGTGCAGCGATCGTGGCTTTCTCCTGCGCGCCCGGAGTGGACGCCTATCGGTCAGTGTTCAGGAACAAAAAGGTGTAACGAAttccccaaaaaaggcccaaacacaggacacacagGAGGTTTCGAACCAAAAACAGCGAACACTTTCGCTCGTGACTTTCGCCCGCCCAAGGTACTGCGAGAGTTTGCATTGAAGGTGTCGTTCAGAGATCGAGCAGAGAtcggcacacaaaatggctTTGAATATTAAATCGCGACTGATACGCGAGCGTGGGTTGGCTGGGTAAATGGCTTTCAATTGTCACCGTGTCGCCCCGAAAGAATTAGCTAACCTTCGTTAGCCTTCGCTGGCCCTGACGACGGTGTGATAGACtgcacggtgccacggtgctAACAAAAGACTCGTGCGCCACAACAGCGCACGAACCCGCGGTCGCGGGGTGCAAACCTCGGAGCACGGTCGGGGAAAATAGATTTAGGACCCGTATACGGTATACTCACCACAATGTACGGCATGTACTTAACCTTCTCGTAGGCCTTGTACTTCTTCAGCTTCGGGTTGTACTTTCCATTGAGCTTATCGTACTTATCGTACTTGCtgcgcggctgctgctggtgctgctgatcggcGTACAGATCGTTGGTGGCCAGCAGGCTGGGCTTGGGCTGGGCACCTGGGTACGTCACTTCCGTGTGCCGCGGCACGACGGCGTAGTACTTGAGGCCCTTGTTCGGCACGTACTGAACCGCCAGACTCGGGACAACGTGTTGCTGCTGAGGCTGTGGCTGGTTGTTGTTCGTGttcgctggctgctgctgtggcttgTCAATAATCTTGCTCGCTACGGTCGTGGTCGGTGCGATGGTCGAGCTCGGTTGGGGTGCCTGAGCAgattgttgctggtgctgctgcttgcgcTGCTCCAGCGTGATGTCATTGTACTTGGGTCGCGATGGTGGCGGCAGAATGTATCTTCAAGGGTGGCGAAAGAACCGCCCGTTAGATTGGGTTTGCAACACCTCCGAAAGAAGTTCACTCACCTGTAgacgttcgggttcgggatgTCATCCGATTGGTCTTCCCACACCGGGGCCGGATCGCGGAACGGTGGCTGTGGCACCGGGGCGGGTGTGCTGGTCGGGGGCACTATCGGTCCGGTGTTCGTGTTCCAATCTACCCGAATCGCCTCGACAGCGTGTGCGGCgaccaacagcaccaccgtCGTTACCTGGTGTCGACGGGCACagaaaatggagaaattaAATTTGGGATCCGTTCAGACGCCGTTTTGCACGATTTAGCATTATTCACTGCGAGGTCAGTCCCCGCCGATCAGGGCGATATATTAATTAAGTTGCCCACGGTACAGTGAGGGGGTTGCTTTCCCGCAAGATCGCAGCATCGCAAAACCCCCGGATGGGCCCCCGCTacggatgataaatgatgcaacggtgccggtgcggtgGGCTATTTTTATCTTTAACCTTTTCGCGAAACAACGGTCAAACGGTTCTCTGGGGCGAGTGGGATAAGCGAGCGACGTCGAAGATAAATGGTGTAGGaaaaacaacgacgacgaaatcCCACGGATCTTAACGGACGGTCCCCAACGGTGGCTGGAAGCATCTCAATTTTTGCGGACCCGTCGGGAAGGGTAAGAGTTTCATTCACAAAAAGGGCCTGCGGTGCAGACGTCGATCGATGAAGAAATTATACGATAATATCTTAATGATGATTATCGGGCATCACAGGCATCCCTATCTTTCTCCCGGAGCGGGAAGCCACTTACATaaagccggccggcggccagctAGACGACACCCAGCATGTCAACGGAGCCCCATTGACCCACTGACAACGCGATACGCCCCACTGATAAGTCATCAATCAATTAAGGGCCGAAGGCTCCGAAGTGTTGTTATTAAAACCCTATAATAATTCATTTCCCGCTTGCGTCCCCTCTGCGGGCCCGGCGAGGTGTTGATGGAGAAAGTGATATTTTTCTAACCGGATCACCCGATGGCACTGCTAACGAATTGTCTCAAGTCGAGCGGCGGGAATGGAGGGGAAGGAGCAAGATCGCCCGGTaatcgcccggcccggccctaGCAGAGCGAGTTTTATCAATTACAGTGCACCGCCCGTATTTGCGGCGCGCGCCAACCTGCGCCAGCCAATTGCGCAAGCCGCGTAGAGTTGCAACGGAAAAGTGCGTGCTGCGTGGCGCGTGTGCGGTTGCAGGATTATTACATGATGGGGTCCCTAATGAGATACCGCGAGTGACGCATTTAAATCCTAGACATAATGCTTCCAATCAGTACCAGGATCTGACCGGTCGGGTAACTAACGACTAATGCGAGGTGGTTAGCTTTTAATCTTGTCATGAATCGGTGCTTTGAGTGGAAGTTGTAATCATTTCGTTATCGATATGTATTTCGCACATAAAACGAAAGCTTAACGGTTGTCCTAttaaacttaatgaacactGGAAGATTTTTCTCCCTTTCGGCAAGGACCAATAATATTTTGGTATAACTTCTATACCTCATTTCTGAAGCTGATGAGACTTCGGCACCTCCGGCAGAAGCGAGAATAAATTCCACAAGATTTTGATATTCAGTGCCTTTAAGACCTCGTGGCCGTTAACCGTTGGTTTTATGATTAAAAAAGGTTAGGAAACATCAACCAACTGAGGCTCGCAGTCTGCGGCTTAACAATGTTGCCATTGCCAATCACAGTCAGGCGCTCGGCGCACTTCCTGGCTGCCCATTGGTCTGGACTGTGCGGTACGTAAATTGGAGCGGATTTGAGTCGAATACCTACTGGCCCAAGGGTTTGGCATGCGGCAGCGCgcggccggccacggttgCAACGTTGCACCGTTGCTTTGAGGAACGTCAAATTTCATTATCAATATTACGATTGCCGACAAACGGAATGGCACAGCGAAGAAACGCACGAAATGTTTCCTATTGGCCCACTGGTGCAGTGtataaaaacggaacgggtCCTCCCCGAAGAAAGCAGTAGTGCAGCAGTTCCATCCGAGTGCAGTTGTGTAGGCGAACGCGATCGCAATGGACAAAGTGAGTGATAAGTGCTGTGGACCCCGACATGATTAATGCCCTGTGATGCTCCTTTTTCTTATCTCCCAATAGTTTATAGTGCTCTCGTGTCTATGTCTCGTTCTGGCCGCGGCAGAACAAAGTGAAGAGCCACAGGAGGCGACCAAGGTGGCGTCCGCCGAACAGGAAGGGCCAAGCTCCCACGAGGTGTCCCACGATGTTGGTGTCGAGCTTGAGGGGCTCGAGCATGATGTGGGGCTTGAGCACGATTACCACGGCTATCCGAAGTACAAGTTCGAGTACGGCGTAAAGGACCCGCACACCGGGGACCACAAGAGCCACTGGGAGGAACGCGATGGGGACGTCGTCAAAGGTGTCTACTCGCTGTACGAACCGGACGGTACCGAGCGGGTGGTAGTCTACCGGGCCGACGCTCACAGAGGGTTCGAGGCGCACGTCAAGCACATTGCCCATCCGGTGGCCCATCCGCAGCTGTACGAACATGCCGGGTACCAGTCGGTCGATCAGCACATCGGTGGCCATGGTTACAGCTACAGCCATCAGCATCTTGACTAGCGCCCGCAAAGGTGATGATTTCAGAGCCATCTGAGTGGCCGTCGCTTCGAtctcagtagcagcagcaacagcagatgagaagaaccaaaaaaaaaaacaataatccCCAATGCCCGATGAAAAGCCCAATAAATGTTTCCCTCACGAACACGCGGTTACGCAGTTTTATTGTTCCATCGAGGCctgtcgatcgatcaattGGCCAGATGAGCGCACTCCGACCGGGCTGCTAATTTAGAGCCACAGTAGTTTATTATTATGTTCCACCGGTAGGCGTGTTCAAAAAACGCCGATGCTAATCGTCCGCCAGAGCATGGTCACGCCTCAACCATAGACCTGGAGCTGGCAGGAATTGAAACATCAGCCTCAGCTCAGCCAGAAAGGGGAGTGAAAAGACACGATCCCACGGGCATTAGATGTCGCGCCCCGCCGTGTACGGGGAGTGTATCGTTTACCGATCTCCGATTTGCATGACTTGCGAGAGGTTTTATGTAATCGAAACACGTCCTGGCGTCCGAGCAACAATGATTGATTTCCCGAGCCTCGTCGGGCGAACGGATGACACGAAAAGTAAGTCTTCGGTCTTCGGTCGAGTCTTTTGGGGAGCCATACGCATAACATAACCGGGATGCTCCTTTTATGGAGCGCCCGTTGTGTGTTCGTGAAAAGGGAACCGCACACACAATGCTGTCGATGGGAGCATAAGTGTACcgaaccggggggggggcgagaAATGGACATTGGACCCGTGCGGCTGATTAATGGATCTCTGATTATGCTGGCTCCTTTGGAGTTGGCCGAAGTTTCTTATTCTCGCGGTAATAACTCGCCCGCCCGGGCCAAGCCTCGCAGATAGTCGCAGAGGAGTAGTTTGTTCGGAATGTACGCGTGCCCGCGAAGCAAAAGGGATTTATGTACGCACGAAGGGATCGATTTATGTATCGATAGGGATAGATGAAAAGGAAAGCAGATTTTTATCAGCCATCCCGATCGTAATGCGATATTCGTTGCAAAGTGTGGCACCGTGGGACCGATGGCATGGATGGAAACGTCCGGCAGGCGGCAGGTAGACCCGCCATTATGTAACGGTCAATTAGTTTTTGAAAACCAATGTGGGCTAGGAAATTGGTTTGGTGCTCCAGTTTTCTCGTGACAGCCTAGAAACGTATGGCCCGCCGTCACAAGGATGATCGGCCCTATATTCGGTTGCCTCGTCAGAAAAATAGAACACCGGTGAAGGTGCTCCCGGCCGCCGGCATTTGTCTACCAAACGAGGGGAAACATTTAGTGAAAGTGTTTTACGATTTAATGGCCAATCGATTCGACATGTGTTTGATTGGGTTTTGGGACCCTGCCGCGGGAATCACTGCCGCGGAATCGACGTGTTTGGGTCTAATGATGTGACTCGTTATCTGATGCACGTTGCAGCCCACAATTTATGTCTATGGCAAGTAGCTaataaacacattttattgtccaccaccaccaccggtaggAATGTAGGTCTATGATGACAAAATTTGCATTAGTGAAGAATTTTGAAATCATCGTTCCACAAACtgtcaccgtcatcatcatcaccgccaccgcaatCGATAGAGAAACCAATCAACTTTCAATTACCACTTCAGCGATTGTGTTAGAGCCATTCTTTTTATTAATCCCTTGATTTGCTAACCATTCAGCCCACGGGCTTGTATAATGAATTGTTTACCCAGCGACATTGTTGTGCATTCTGTGGTCTGTAATGTGCGATAAATTATCGTAGCTCCAAGCCACCGCAGCCCGATGCCACCATGAATCCACTCCTTTGTGGGTCTCGGAGCTGCTGTCTCGTGGCTGCTGTTGCCAATCAAACCAATCAAACTCCACCGACAAGTCACTGTCCCGTAATGGTAAGCGTTCGAGAATCTGTGCTCGAGAATTAGGTTTCCCTGCGCACACGTGCCATTGGGGAGACCTTATTCAGTTTGGTGTCGAGTGAGACGCTTGGAGAGCGGCCACGAGTCATGTGTCATGCTCTCAAGGCTCGAGAAGAGACCTCTGGAAGCATGACACTGCTTGCGTACATGCTGGGTGCAGgttgattaattaaattttccacatcGGAATTTGCCAAGGCGAAAGACACCGGACGTGGAGCCGCAGCACGGCTTCTTTATTTGTGGGAAGTAATTAAATGAATTGCTCTCATAGGTTAAAGCTTTTAAAAACAACTTTTTTACGTACTGTGAGACAGTTGAGCAAATATTTACAGCACTTGAATAAACCCTCCAAGGTTTATTACCCGCTTATTTAAACTCATTTCGATGAACTTCTCCGTCTACGAAACTAAAGGTACTCACCGCAGCATCTTAATCACCGgtattaataatttttatgaTCACGGTAAATGTTAAGGAACTGACATCACACCATGAGATCAGTTCCAAAACGGGCCCGGCCGTGAGTGTCATTTTCCGGTCAGCGATCAGAGAACAGAAGCCCCGTCACCGGCTGAAAAGATCATAAAATCCTCCCCTGAGACCGGCCGGATCGGCAAGCCCGCCAGAGCACACGCCCTTTGGCTACTGTTTCTGTCGCCCGAACGACGGCAATTATTGCAACATAAATCTCGCAGGGCGTTGTACTGCCTCAGGATACCGGCAATGGCTTCACTAAGGGTCGCGCAAACTTGCCCAAAGCTACCGATCGCTGCTCGCGGTGTCTATTGGATTTCGGTAGCCGGTACTGGCACGCGATCCTAGCAACAAATGGACCCCGCCATTAACGAGCCGACGATCGTGACACTTTGTGTTAATTGGGATCAATGTTTCTTAACACCAGGCTAGCTTTGACCGTCCTCGCCCGCGGACGATAATGGCCACCCCGCACCGTTGCTTAAATTGTGcgatttttttatatattccGATCCGAAATCATTCGAATTTAGTTATCAAACCCCGAACACGAGTTTTTGCGTGCGGATCGAATGTTTGATCGAACTTGCGGATCGTTAGGCGGAGGTAATGCACTTTAGTTGCAAATCACTCCATTACGCCATCATGAACGCATAATTTATCCCAATATGGCGTGCGGGTGACCTTTTTAAACGACTCAGGCACACGACGTCGAAGCGATCGTTGGTTGAAACGCCTAACATTTCTAAACGAACGCACATTCCCGCGCTGGATGACGATCAAGTCTATCAATCAAGTGTCAGAGTGAATCGTCCCAACCTGCCCCAATGATTATCATAGCGCTGCAGCAAAACAAGGTTCACACCTCGCACCGAATGCATTAGCCTTCGCTTAAGGATTACACTTTTCGTCGCCCAGTTCTTTCGGGCACCATTTAAAGTCCGCAGTGTTGGCGGATTTTAAGTCGAACCTTGGCGGTTGCCGAGCGCTATAAAATAGTTTGAGATGAAATTAGCAACTTTGTTACAAGCTTGAACCACTGACTAAGGGTAGCCGGATCGACCGGCTACACTTTCGAGCGGATTTGCGTAATGAAATGGCAACCTACCGGCAAGTTTTCCACCGTTCCTTATACGGTTTGGTATTTTAAGTAGACTTCCCATAAATCGGGATTCTGGCTTCTTAAACAAGAACCGTAATCCGCTTCCACCGGGGGTGTTACGGGGCGAAACGAGTCGAGTTAATTAACCGAATGCACACCACGACATTAGCGGCCCCGTACGAAACGTGCACGAGTGCCG
Coding sequences within it:
- the LOC128277560 gene encoding bromodomain-containing protein 4A, producing MRRNNQLWVVTTVVLLVAAHAVEAIRVDWNTNTGPIVPPTSTPAPVPQPPFRDPAPVWEDQSDDIPNPNVYRYILPPPSRPKYNDITLEQRKQQHQQQSAQAPQPSSTIAPTTTVASKIIDKPQQQPANTNNNQPQPQQQHVVPSLAVQYVPNKGLKYYAVVPRHTEVTYPGAQPKPSLLATNDLYADQQHQQQPRSKYDKYDKLNGKYNPKLKKYKAYEKVKYMPYIVYYDPTKQQFFYTSASMMMANNNA